One window from the genome of Streptomyces sp. NBC_00287 encodes:
- the gndA gene encoding NADP-dependent phosphogluconate dehydrogenase, with translation MSNSAQIGVTGLAVMGRNLARNFARNGYTVAVHNRTSARTHALVAEFGDEGEFIAAETAKDFVAALERPRRLVVMVKAGEPTDAVIQEFAPLLEPGDMIIDGGNAHFADTRRRERELREQGIHFVGMGVSGGEEGALLGPSIMPGGPKESYDSLGPMLEKISAKAADGAPCVTHVGPDGAGHFVKMVHNGIEYADMQLIGEAYQLLRDVAGYSPAQIAEIFRTWNTGRLDSYLIEITAEVLAHVDAASGKPFVDVVVDQAEQKGTGRWTVQIALDLGVPVSGIAEAVFARSLSGHAALREASRGLAGPKATPLSDSEAAAFADRVEQALYASKIVSYTQGFHEIDAARAEYDWDIDLGAVSAIWRGGCIIRAAFLDRIRAAYDARADLPSLLSDETFAREIAEAQDDWREVIVAATRQGVPTPGFSAALAYYDALRAERLPAALTQGQRDFFGAHTYRRVDREGSFHTLWGGDRSEVSA, from the coding sequence ATGAGCAATTCAGCCCAGATCGGCGTCACGGGTCTCGCGGTCATGGGCCGCAATCTCGCCCGCAACTTCGCCCGCAACGGCTACACGGTCGCGGTGCACAACCGGACGTCGGCGCGTACGCACGCGCTCGTGGCGGAGTTCGGTGACGAGGGCGAGTTCATCGCGGCCGAGACCGCCAAGGACTTCGTGGCGGCGCTGGAGCGGCCCCGTCGCCTGGTCGTCATGGTGAAGGCGGGCGAGCCCACCGACGCGGTGATCCAGGAGTTCGCCCCGCTCCTGGAGCCCGGCGACATGATCATCGACGGCGGCAACGCGCACTTCGCCGACACCCGGCGCCGTGAGCGCGAACTGCGCGAGCAGGGCATCCACTTCGTCGGCATGGGCGTCTCCGGCGGCGAGGAGGGCGCACTGCTCGGACCGAGCATCATGCCGGGTGGCCCGAAGGAGTCGTACGACTCGCTCGGCCCGATGCTGGAGAAGATCTCGGCGAAGGCGGCGGACGGGGCGCCCTGTGTGACGCATGTCGGTCCGGACGGCGCCGGGCACTTCGTGAAGATGGTGCACAACGGCATCGAGTACGCCGACATGCAGCTGATCGGCGAGGCGTACCAGCTGCTGCGCGATGTCGCGGGCTACTCCCCCGCGCAGATCGCGGAGATCTTCCGGACCTGGAACACCGGGCGTCTCGACTCCTACCTGATCGAGATCACGGCCGAGGTGCTGGCGCATGTGGACGCGGCGAGCGGGAAGCCGTTCGTGGACGTCGTGGTGGACCAGGCGGAGCAGAAGGGCACGGGGCGGTGGACCGTGCAGATCGCGCTGGACCTGGGCGTGCCGGTGTCCGGCATCGCCGAGGCGGTCTTCGCGCGCTCCCTGTCCGGGCACGCGGCGCTCCGCGAGGCCTCGCGCGGTCTTGCGGGTCCGAAGGCCACTCCGCTGAGCGACTCCGAGGCGGCCGCGTTCGCCGACCGCGTGGAGCAGGCGCTGTACGCGTCGAAGATCGTGTCGTACACGCAGGGGTTCCACGAGATCGACGCGGCGCGCGCGGAGTACGACTGGGACATCGACCTCGGTGCCGTCTCCGCGATCTGGCGCGGCGGGTGCATCATCCGGGCGGCGTTCCTCGACCGGATCCGGGCGGCGTACGACGCGCGCGCGGATCTGCCGAGCCTGCTCTCCGACGAGACGTTCGCCCGCGAGATCGCGGAGGCGCAGGACGACTGGCGCGAGGTCATCGTGGCGGCGACGCGGCAGGGCGTACCGACGCCCGGCTTCTCCGCGGCCCTCGCGTACTACGACGCACTGCGCGCCGAGCGGTTGCCTGCGGCGCTGACGCAGGGGCAGCGGGACTTCTTCGGTGCGCATACGTATCGGAGGGTGGACCGGGAGGGGTCGTTCCACACGTTGTGGGGCGGGGATCGGTCTGAGGTTTCCGCCTGA
- the panD gene encoding aspartate 1-decarboxylase, giving the protein MLRTMFKSKIHRATVTQADLHYVGSVTIDADLLDAADLLPGELVHIVDITNGARLETYVIEGERGSGVIGINGAAAHLVHPGDLVIIISYAQVTDAEARALKPRVVHVDRDNRIVALGADPSEPVPGSDQERSPQAVPA; this is encoded by the coding sequence ATGCTGCGCACCATGTTCAAGTCCAAGATCCATCGCGCCACCGTCACCCAGGCCGACCTGCATTACGTGGGATCGGTGACCATCGACGCGGACCTGCTCGACGCCGCCGATCTGCTGCCCGGCGAGCTGGTGCACATCGTCGACATCACCAACGGCGCCCGGCTGGAGACGTACGTCATCGAGGGCGAACGCGGCTCCGGTGTGATCGGGATCAACGGTGCCGCCGCCCATCTCGTGCACCCCGGAGACCTGGTGATCATCATCAGCTACGCTCAGGTCACCGATGCCGAGGCGCGGGCGCTGAAGCCTCGGGTGGTGCATGTGGACCGTGACAACCGGATCGTGGCCCTCGGCGCCGACCCGTCCGAGCCGGTGCCGGGCTCGGACCAGGAGCGCAGCCCGCAGGCCGTACCGGCCTGA
- a CDS encoding glycoside hydrolase family 2 TIM barrel-domain containing protein codes for MPHSPESPGHPIRPLPVSRRRLLEGGAAVLGALALSGPPAPARAADGTGAAAGSPEWNGNISLFQVGAEPPHTTLMPYADVKQALAADRTKSPYRLSLDGTWKFAYAERPDDRDTDFHRTDVDDSDWDTIPVPSVWQTHGYDRPIYLNITYPYWGPNGLGEEPQPPAAPTRYNPVGQYRRTFTVPRDWAGRRTFLHFEGVKSAHYVWINGELVGYREDSYTPAEYDITDHLRPGTNRIAVEVYRYSDGDWLEDQDMIRLSGIFRSVYLYSTPAVHLRDFKLDTPLSGDYKSAQLSVTASVRAYDSGASGSYTVETQLYDAGGHAVWSRPLQQTLDVGPAGEDTTVNAAKSVPAPKLWSAEYPYLYTAVLRLRDPAGKVIETLSHRVGLREFALKDGLMRINGQPVSLRGTNRHEMHPDRGTALTRADMVQDIEIIKRLNMNTVRTSHYPNNTVWYELADEYGLYLVDETNLETHGIRGQYPGNHADWTEACVARAQNMVHRDKNHASVVIWSLGNEAGTGSTFNAMYDWIKSYDTTRVVQYEGDDRPGISDIRSEMYDTPARVESRAKDTADTRPYVMIEYSHAMGNSNGNFKKYWDLVRRYEVLQGGWIWDFVDQSLSWPTPTRKLLTETGPVGLRGEILAPSGTFDRAKGISGGTVFARDPRLDLTGSLTLEAWVTPHVTGYHQPIIAKGDTQYALKQSSKNLEFFIHGGGQWITATWPLPADGWTGTEHHIAGVFDADTGTLTLYVDGEAKATRTTTRRPGSNTAPLALATDVDNSTREFSGTIRRARVHARALSAAELASDRRGPGDEDVCFWFDAATVGFTEKRPKEKTFFAYGGDWGDNPNDGNFVADGIVTADRGHTGKAAEIKHVYQAINATLGEGGAITLTNEYLFTNLREFDGSWTLLADGKAVRRGKLSRAQLDVPPLSSKDITVSVEPPEAAECFLQLSFTTKESTKWAKAGFEVARQQLALDSGSPAVTPVRLDSVPALAHVDGEGSVTVTGEDFSVTVDKLSGIITSYEAAGARLISSGPAPNFWRAPTDNDKGNGQHTRNQTWRDAGTHRKVTDVSVRPLGDRAVEIKVSGTLPTTTESTYTTTYTVFGNGEIKVDNTLHPGASSLPYIPEVGTLLFLPGRLDRLHYYGRGPEENHWDRNNGTDVGLYSGTVAEQWTPYIRPQENGNKTDVRWAALTDGGGVGLLVSGEPLLEINASRFTPEDLSAGVRHDYQLTPREEVVLRVNHRQMGVGGDNSWGAHTHDEYKLLANRDYAYTYRLRPLTDVAEATRASRRPTATD; via the coding sequence ATGCCGCACTCTCCCGAGTCTCCCGGCCACCCGATCCGCCCCCTGCCGGTGAGTCGCCGCCGTCTGCTGGAGGGGGGAGCCGCCGTCCTCGGCGCGCTCGCCCTGTCCGGTCCGCCCGCCCCGGCGCGGGCTGCCGACGGAACCGGGGCGGCCGCCGGCTCCCCGGAGTGGAACGGCAACATCAGCCTCTTCCAGGTGGGCGCCGAGCCACCCCACACCACGCTCATGCCGTACGCGGACGTCAAACAGGCCCTCGCCGCAGACCGCACCAAGTCGCCGTACCGGCTGAGCCTCGACGGCACCTGGAAGTTCGCCTACGCCGAGCGCCCCGACGACCGGGACACCGACTTCCACCGCACCGACGTCGACGACAGTGACTGGGACACCATCCCCGTCCCCTCCGTGTGGCAGACGCACGGCTACGACCGCCCGATCTACCTCAACATCACCTACCCCTACTGGGGCCCCAACGGCCTGGGCGAGGAACCGCAACCGCCCGCCGCGCCGACCCGCTACAACCCGGTCGGCCAGTACAGAAGAACCTTCACCGTCCCCCGCGACTGGGCAGGACGGCGCACGTTCCTGCACTTCGAGGGCGTGAAGTCCGCCCACTACGTGTGGATCAACGGCGAACTCGTCGGCTACCGCGAGGACTCCTACACCCCGGCCGAGTACGACATCACCGACCACCTCCGCCCCGGCACCAACCGGATCGCGGTGGAGGTCTACCGCTACTCCGACGGCGACTGGCTGGAGGACCAGGACATGATCCGGCTGAGCGGCATCTTCCGCTCGGTCTACCTCTACTCCACCCCGGCCGTGCACCTGCGCGACTTCAAGCTGGACACCCCGCTGAGCGGCGACTACAAGTCCGCCCAGCTGTCGGTGACGGCGAGCGTGCGCGCCTACGACAGCGGCGCCTCCGGTTCGTACACGGTGGAGACCCAGCTGTACGACGCCGGCGGCCACGCCGTCTGGTCCCGCCCCCTTCAGCAGACCCTGGACGTCGGACCGGCCGGCGAGGACACGACCGTGAACGCGGCCAAGTCCGTGCCTGCGCCGAAGCTGTGGTCGGCCGAGTACCCGTACCTCTACACCGCCGTGCTGCGGCTGCGCGACCCGGCGGGCAAGGTGATCGAGACGCTGTCCCACCGGGTCGGGCTGCGCGAGTTCGCGCTGAAGGACGGCCTGATGCGCATCAACGGGCAACCGGTGTCTCTCCGCGGCACCAACCGCCACGAGATGCACCCCGACCGCGGCACCGCGCTCACCCGCGCCGACATGGTCCAGGACATCGAGATCATCAAGCGGCTGAACATGAACACGGTCCGCACCTCGCACTACCCGAACAACACCGTGTGGTACGAACTCGCCGACGAGTACGGCCTCTACCTCGTCGACGAGACCAACCTCGAAACCCATGGCATCCGCGGCCAGTACCCCGGCAACCACGCCGACTGGACCGAGGCCTGCGTGGCCCGCGCGCAGAACATGGTCCACCGCGACAAGAACCACGCCTCCGTCGTCATCTGGTCCCTCGGCAACGAAGCGGGCACCGGCAGCACCTTCAACGCCATGTACGACTGGATCAAGTCGTACGACACCACCCGCGTCGTCCAGTACGAGGGCGACGACCGGCCCGGCATCAGCGACATCCGCTCCGAGATGTACGACACCCCCGCCCGCGTCGAGTCCCGTGCGAAGGACACGGCCGACACCCGGCCGTACGTCATGATCGAGTACTCCCACGCGATGGGGAACTCCAACGGCAACTTCAAGAAGTACTGGGACCTCGTCCGCCGCTACGAGGTCCTGCAGGGCGGCTGGATCTGGGACTTCGTCGACCAGTCCCTCAGCTGGCCGACCCCGACCCGCAAGCTGCTGACCGAGACCGGCCCCGTCGGCCTGCGCGGCGAGATCCTCGCCCCCTCCGGCACCTTCGACCGCGCCAAAGGCATCTCCGGCGGCACCGTCTTCGCCCGCGACCCGCGCCTGGATCTCACCGGCTCGCTCACCCTGGAGGCCTGGGTCACCCCGCATGTGACCGGCTACCACCAGCCGATCATCGCCAAGGGCGACACCCAGTACGCCCTGAAGCAGTCCAGCAAGAACCTGGAGTTCTTCATCCACGGCGGCGGCCAGTGGATCACCGCCACCTGGCCCCTGCCGGCCGACGGATGGACCGGCACCGAGCATCACATCGCGGGCGTCTTCGACGCGGACACGGGCACGCTCACCCTCTACGTCGACGGCGAGGCCAAGGCGACCCGCACCACCACCCGCAGACCCGGCAGCAACACCGCGCCGCTCGCCCTCGCCACCGACGTCGACAACTCGACCCGCGAGTTCAGCGGCACCATCCGCCGCGCCCGCGTCCACGCCCGCGCCCTGAGCGCCGCCGAACTCGCCTCCGACCGACGCGGACCCGGCGACGAGGACGTGTGCTTCTGGTTCGACGCGGCCACCGTCGGCTTCACCGAGAAACGGCCGAAGGAGAAGACGTTCTTCGCCTACGGCGGCGACTGGGGCGACAACCCCAACGACGGGAACTTCGTCGCGGACGGCATCGTCACCGCCGACCGCGGACACACCGGCAAGGCCGCCGAGATCAAGCACGTCTACCAGGCGATCAACGCGACCCTCGGCGAGGGCGGCGCGATCACCCTCACCAATGAGTACCTGTTCACCAACCTCCGGGAGTTCGACGGCAGTTGGACCCTGCTGGCGGACGGCAAGGCCGTCCGGCGGGGCAAGCTCAGCCGGGCCCAGCTCGATGTCCCACCGCTGTCGAGCAAGGACATCACCGTGTCCGTGGAGCCGCCCGAGGCGGCCGAGTGCTTCCTCCAACTCTCCTTCACCACCAAGGAGTCCACGAAGTGGGCCAAGGCGGGCTTCGAGGTGGCCCGGCAGCAACTCGCCCTGGACTCCGGCAGCCCGGCCGTGACCCCGGTGCGGCTGGACAGCGTCCCCGCTCTGGCGCACGTCGACGGCGAGGGCTCCGTCACCGTCACGGGCGAGGACTTCTCCGTCACCGTCGACAAGTTGAGCGGCATCATCACGTCGTACGAGGCCGCGGGCGCCCGGCTCATCAGCTCCGGGCCCGCGCCGAACTTCTGGCGCGCGCCGACCGACAACGACAAGGGCAACGGCCAGCACACCCGCAACCAGACCTGGCGGGACGCCGGCACCCACCGCAAGGTGACCGACGTCAGCGTCCGCCCCCTGGGCGACCGGGCCGTCGAGATCAAGGTCAGCGGCACCCTGCCGACGACCACGGAGTCGACGTACACCACCACCTACACCGTCTTCGGCAACGGCGAGATCAAGGTCGACAACACCCTTCATCCGGGCGCGAGTTCACTGCCGTACATCCCGGAGGTCGGCACGCTCCTCTTCCTCCCCGGCCGTCTGGACCGGCTGCACTACTACGGCCGCGGCCCCGAGGAGAACCACTGGGACCGCAACAACGGCACCGACGTCGGCCTGTACTCCGGCACCGTCGCCGAGCAGTGGACCCCGTACATCCGCCCTCAGGAGAACGGGAACAAGACCGACGTCCGCTGGGCCGCCCTCACCGACGGCGGCGGCGTCGGGCTGCTGGTCAGCGGCGAGCCCCTGCTGGAGATCAACGCCTCCCGCTTCACCCCGGAGGACCTGTCGGCCGGTGTGCGCCACGACTACCAGCTCACCCCGCGCGAGGAGGTCGTCCTGCGGGTGAACCACCGCCAGATGGGCGTGGGCGGCGACAACAGCTGGGGCGCGCACACGCACGACGAGTACAAGCTGCTCGCGAACCGCGACTACGCCTACACCTACCGGCTGCGCCCCCTGACCGACGTCGCCGAGGCGACCCGGGCCTCGCGGCGGCCCACCGCGACGGACTGA
- a CDS encoding aspartate/glutamate racemase family protein, translated as MSLALLHTSPVHVPVFDALRDETLPGLELRHFVDERLLERARGEGPDAVAPDVAAALHRAVAEGARAVLCTCSTIGGVAEAAAADIGVPVLRVDRPMAATAVATGPRIVVLAALESTLGPTAALIEEEAERAGRRVTVETRFVEGAWPRFEAGDTEAYVRLIAAAADAVTSADAIVLAQASMAPAQHLTTTTVPVLSSPRLGLAAGAQAGDCTGEPGYAGE; from the coding sequence ATGTCCCTCGCCCTCCTGCACACCTCACCGGTCCACGTCCCCGTCTTCGACGCCCTGCGCGACGAGACCCTTCCGGGTCTGGAGCTGCGTCACTTCGTAGACGAGCGGCTCCTGGAACGGGCCCGTGGCGAGGGACCCGACGCGGTCGCGCCCGACGTAGCGGCGGCTCTTCACCGCGCCGTCGCCGAGGGCGCGCGTGCCGTGCTGTGCACCTGCTCGACCATCGGAGGCGTGGCCGAGGCGGCAGCCGCCGACATCGGGGTGCCGGTCCTCCGCGTCGACCGCCCGATGGCGGCCACCGCGGTCGCAACCGGCCCCCGGATCGTCGTCCTCGCCGCCCTGGAGAGCACACTCGGCCCGACGGCGGCCCTGATCGAGGAGGAGGCCGAGCGTGCCGGACGCCGGGTCACGGTGGAGACCCGCTTCGTCGAGGGAGCCTGGCCGCGCTTCGAGGCAGGCGACACGGAGGCGTACGTACGGCTGATCGCGGCCGCCGCCGACGCAGTGACCTCCGCCGACGCGATCGTCCTGGCCCAGGCCTCGATGGCCCCGGCCCAGCACCTGACGACGACCACCGTTCCGGTCCTTTCCAGCCCGCGTCTCGGCCTGGCGGCCGGGGCCCAGGCGGGTGACTGCACGGGCGAGCCGGGGTACGCGGGGGAGTAG
- a CDS encoding diacylglycerol/lipid kinase family protein, with protein sequence MIDDVSGRSYRTQRWAARAALAAAGLAVLVPLGYGGLGGMLLLVCGAVGLAVTAAAVWWTVSLRGPLRWAAALVALVVPACLIALFATTLFWALPLSLALWGLAVWCGRYALRGTGRHRVKERRCPPPKQPFLIMNPRSGGGKVVRYGLQERAEQLGARVVVLDPERPQDVTALARAAVADGADLLGAAGGDGTQALVAAVAAEHGIPFLVISAGTRNHFALDLGLDRDDPAACLDALTDGVELRVDLGFAGDRPFVNNASFGAYAAIVQSPSYRDDKLGTSLELLPDLLTGRQGARLTARAGEVTLDAPQAVLVSNNPYRTGDPFGFGRRDRLDTGVLGVLGIRVESAAEAATLLLDPAPAALTVHTAPEVVVESDRPEVEIGLDGEALVLPAPVHCRIAPGALSVRVPRKRPGLARREPGLDWRRLRKLAAAVGRTAAPGRRV encoded by the coding sequence GTGATCGACGACGTGAGCGGACGCAGCTATCGCACACAGCGGTGGGCCGCGAGGGCGGCGCTGGCGGCTGCCGGGCTCGCCGTGCTCGTGCCGCTCGGGTACGGCGGTCTCGGTGGGATGCTGCTGCTGGTGTGCGGTGCTGTCGGACTGGCCGTCACCGCGGCCGCCGTGTGGTGGACGGTAAGTCTGCGAGGGCCGCTCAGGTGGGCGGCGGCGCTGGTCGCCCTCGTCGTACCCGCGTGTCTCATCGCACTGTTCGCCACCACCCTCTTCTGGGCCCTCCCGCTGTCACTGGCCCTGTGGGGCCTTGCCGTCTGGTGCGGCCGGTACGCCCTGCGCGGCACCGGACGCCACCGGGTCAAGGAGCGCCGGTGTCCGCCGCCGAAGCAACCGTTCCTGATCATGAACCCGCGCTCCGGCGGCGGGAAGGTCGTCCGGTACGGCCTCCAAGAGCGGGCCGAACAGCTCGGCGCCCGGGTCGTCGTACTCGATCCCGAGCGGCCGCAGGATGTCACCGCGCTGGCCCGGGCCGCCGTCGCCGACGGTGCCGATCTGCTCGGGGCCGCGGGCGGGGACGGTACCCAGGCGCTGGTCGCGGCCGTCGCCGCCGAGCACGGCATCCCCTTCCTGGTCATCAGCGCCGGTACCCGCAACCACTTCGCGCTGGACCTGGGTCTGGACCGCGACGACCCCGCCGCCTGCCTCGACGCGCTGACCGACGGCGTCGAACTCCGGGTCGACCTCGGTTTCGCCGGTGACCGCCCCTTCGTCAACAACGCCTCCTTCGGGGCGTACGCGGCGATCGTGCAGAGCCCCTCGTACCGCGACGACAAGCTCGGCACCAGCCTGGAGCTGCTGCCCGATCTGCTCACCGGGCGGCAGGGAGCGCGGCTCACCGCCCGCGCGGGAGAGGTCACCCTCGATGCCCCGCAAGCCGTACTCGTGAGCAACAACCCGTACCGGACCGGCGATCCCTTCGGATTCGGCCGGCGCGACCGGCTCGACACCGGCGTGCTCGGCGTCCTCGGGATACGGGTGGAGAGCGCGGCCGAGGCCGCCACGCTGCTCCTCGACCCGGCCCCGGCCGCGCTGACCGTCCACACTGCGCCCGAGGTCGTCGTCGAGTCCGACCGTCCGGAGGTCGAGATCGGCCTCGACGGCGAGGCCCTCGTCCTGCCCGCCCCGGTGCACTGCCGTATCGCACCCGGCGCCCTGTCCGTCCGCGTGCCCCGCAAACGGCCGGGGCTCGCCCGGCGCGAACCCGGCCTGGACTGGCGCCGGTTGCGCAAACTGGCCGCGGCGGTCGGTCGTACGGCCGCGCCCGGCCGCCGCGTCTGA
- a CDS encoding GNAT family N-acetyltransferase, with amino-acid sequence MSDIEIRDDRAAGRLEAFAGDEVVGHIEYFVLEAPGHALVPVHTIVEPAHEGKGIAGSLARELYGIAEREGTVVAPLCPYVVKWAERHPDEAPAADPELLRAAKDWLVAHPGRF; translated from the coding sequence ATGAGTGACATCGAGATCCGCGACGACCGGGCGGCGGGCCGCCTGGAGGCGTTCGCCGGTGATGAAGTGGTCGGCCACATCGAGTACTTCGTCCTCGAAGCCCCCGGGCACGCCCTGGTCCCCGTCCACACCATCGTCGAGCCCGCCCACGAGGGAAAGGGCATCGCCGGCTCCCTCGCCCGCGAGCTGTACGGCATCGCCGAGCGCGAGGGCACGGTCGTCGCCCCCCTGTGCCCGTACGTCGTCAAGTGGGCGGAACGCCACCCCGACGAGGCCCCCGCCGCCGACCCCGAGCTGCTGCGCGCGGCGAAGGACTGGCTCGTGGCGCACCCCGGCCGCTTCTGA